In Ignavibacteria bacterium, a single genomic region encodes these proteins:
- a CDS encoding EI24 domain-containing protein: protein MKNFFEGFIYPFKSIGLFFKYPKTIIHSIIPVTINMFLYVSTFLLIYTWIMDKSAKLTGADTSNAGFWSEFINVLILVISFILVLVICYFILLIIGGIISAPFNENISLIIEENLTGVKTNYNPGFWKDTWLNILSEIKKLSFYLIFIFIFFLIGFIPLIGSIISVVLSSLFSFFFNALDFFDYPMTRRYYSLRKKIRITSSKPFYSMGFGCAAFLINFLPVVNVILKPLCVISGTAFYFEKQYSNLQYN, encoded by the coding sequence ATGAAGAATTTTTTTGAAGGTTTTATTTATCCGTTTAAGAGCATAGGACTTTTCTTTAAATATCCAAAAACAATAATTCACTCAATAATCCCTGTAACAATAAATATGTTTTTATACGTTTCAACCTTTTTGCTAATCTACACTTGGATTATGGATAAAAGTGCTAAACTTACAGGTGCAGATACGAGCAATGCGGGTTTCTGGTCAGAATTCATTAATGTGTTAATACTTGTTATATCATTCATTCTTGTACTTGTAATTTGCTATTTTATTCTTCTGATTATTGGAGGAATTATCTCCGCTCCTTTTAATGAGAATATATCATTAATAATAGAAGAGAATCTAACTGGGGTGAAAACTAATTACAATCCTGGATTTTGGAAAGATACATGGCTAAATATACTCTCGGAAATCAAAAAACTATCATTTTATCTCATTTTTATTTTTATTTTCTTTTTAATCGGATTTATCCCTTTAATCGGTAGTATTATTTCCGTAGTTTTAAGTTCTTTATTTTCATTTTTCTTTAATGCATTAGACTTTTTTGATTATCCTATGACAAGGCGCTACTATTCACTTAGAAAGAAAATAAGAATTACATCTTCAAAACCTTTTTATTCAATGGGATTTGGATGTGCTGCATTCCTGATTAATTTTTTGCCCGTTGTTAACGTAATATTAAAACCGCTTTGTGTTATAAGCGGAACAGCTTTTTATTTTGAAAAACAATACAGCAACTTACAATATAATTAA
- a CDS encoding sodium:solute symporter family protein — translation MLKFGLGDYLLIVLYFIVAVWIGFRSGRNDKSEVDYLVMGRKLTLPAFVATLVSSFYGGILGVGEFTYRYGISSWFLNAFPYYIFITLFAVFLAKKIRRTNLFTIADKLDSVYGKNVSILGAILVFLLVTPAPYVFMLGIITSMIFGFPLWISMLATLCFSIVFLIRGGLNADVRVNTFEFIIMFVGFGIIIPFCFTQLGNFDYLTSNLPSNHLNLTGGNSVSYILVWFFIGAWAVVDPAFHQRCYSANSERTAIRGVFISLFFWFVFDAMTTLTGLYAFASIRNIKDPVMAYPLLAQNILPDFAKGFFFIGLIATIMSTLHSNLFISATTLGRDIIVKLTGSKDKSNLYSKIGILISSALSVLIALLVPSVVQIWYLIGSLTIPALIIGIVSSYFEKLQINRYWIFSAMIVSFLFSFIWIIFNIGYIEPMYPGLVLGLLVYSIGRIFKD, via the coding sequence TTGCTTAAGTTTGGTCTTGGAGATTATCTTCTTATAGTTCTGTACTTCATTGTTGCTGTATGGATAGGTTTTCGCTCAGGCAGAAACGATAAATCGGAAGTGGATTATCTGGTTATGGGAAGAAAATTGACCCTTCCTGCTTTTGTTGCAACTCTCGTTTCTTCTTTTTATGGTGGTATACTCGGGGTCGGCGAATTCACATACAGGTACGGAATTTCTAGCTGGTTTCTGAATGCATTTCCGTACTATATTTTTATTACTCTCTTTGCAGTCTTTTTGGCAAAAAAAATCAGACGTACAAATTTATTTACAATTGCAGATAAATTGGACTCCGTTTACGGGAAAAATGTAAGCATACTTGGTGCTATTTTGGTTTTTCTTCTAGTAACCCCTGCACCTTATGTATTTATGCTGGGTATTATCACGTCAATGATATTTGGTTTTCCTCTTTGGATTTCTATGTTAGCTACACTTTGCTTTTCTATTGTTTTCCTAATCAGAGGCGGATTAAACGCAGACGTTCGTGTAAATACTTTTGAATTTATCATTATGTTTGTTGGATTTGGAATAATTATACCATTTTGCTTTACACAACTCGGTAACTTTGATTATTTAACTTCTAATCTTCCATCAAATCATCTTAATTTAACAGGTGGTAACTCAGTTTCATATATTTTAGTTTGGTTTTTTATTGGTGCCTGGGCTGTAGTTGATCCTGCTTTTCATCAAAGATGTTATTCAGCTAACTCTGAAAGAACAGCAATCAGAGGTGTTTTTATATCACTATTCTTTTGGTTTGTTTTTGATGCAATGACAACTTTAACAGGACTGTATGCTTTTGCAAGCATAAGAAATATTAAAGACCCTGTTATGGCTTATCCTCTTCTTGCACAGAATATTCTTCCTGACTTTGCTAAAGGTTTCTTTTTTATTGGGTTGATAGCAACAATTATGTCAACACTACACTCTAACCTTTTTATATCTGCGACAACACTTGGAAGAGATATAATTGTAAAACTAACAGGAAGCAAAGACAAAAGTAACTTATACTCTAAAATTGGGATTCTTATATCATCTGCTTTATCGGTTCTAATTGCTCTTTTAGTACCTTCAGTCGTTCAGATTTGGTACCTTATCGGAAGTCTGACAATACCTGCTTTAATAATCGGAATTGTTTCTTCTTATTTCGAAAAATTACAAATAAATAGATACTGGATTTTTAGTGCAATGATTGTTTCATTTCTATTTTCATTTATTTGGATAATCTTTAATATTGGATATATTGAACCAATGTATCCCGGACTTGTTCTCGGATTATTGGTTTACTCAATCGGAAGAATTTTTAAAGATTAA
- a CDS encoding patatin-like phospholipase family protein — protein MQNYNKIFLFLIVSLFCANTNTPLLAQEYSDTLVSRLELYKNPEKRFDSSKFNIFPIKTTKKKIALVLSGGGARGLAQIGVIDVLEKYGVKFDMIVGTSVGAITGGLYSSGYSPDEIVEFTKSVDWKSKLALTNKYEREFLFVDQKKSQDKGFITISLDGFEPMLPNSLSSGQQLSELINITFLNARFKPKKNFADLKVPFYAVATDLDKGQRVVLDDGNISESIKASFTYPLLYSPTRVNGRNLVDGGLTANIPVDVAKEKGADLTITVNSTSPLKSTEELKDPINTADQILSITLAQLNDEQIQKSDIVIQPDLGNMKATDFDRINYVVEKGKHAAEKMINGILLKLDSLEEKASLNYNNFVFNGGVEFNSELIPDSLKNIIILEQENSFVRYVTIEKRIRDIYKTGLFRDVYANIYKSGLKTEIEYVSISNPVLNKIISSFNINSSDSIKMDLTADTAIISSINDILFDYGNSNKGKIISRNDMYTLFEKLTGIIRSRDYSLIDIDKFYLNFETGILEINFTDGIVRDIGINGNKKTSNSLILSETYIPNDRPVMGKDLLESLGGVAGTNLFQQVSMYFNYENKLESPNLILNVVEKSTRNIRFSFRADNERKLQLYFDFRNLNLFDTGNELGIIAQGGLRDRNYQLELKSYRFFGTIFTYNWSFYYRYRDIFDYTQTKSNDELIITNNGEYRDIRFGTAFLLGTQVEKFGTVFGQLIYEKLNRDIIQGVTPSENELNLFRLRIGGRIDTEDKYPFATKGTNFNYIYETSTNQLNDGITFTKLSMDISHIISLGKLSILRPKFVFGITDKTTPNYDFFSLGGEDSFYGMREDEMRGRQILVASLEYRYKLPIQLFFDTYLSVRYDLGKTWENTEDIRFKDLQHGLGFSTQFDTPIGKASFSVGRMFIINKGFTSESLVFGPYTFYFSIGYNL, from the coding sequence TTGCAAAATTATAATAAAATATTTCTGTTTCTTATTGTTAGTTTGTTCTGTGCAAACACTAATACTCCATTATTAGCACAGGAGTATTCTGATACTTTAGTAAGCAGACTTGAACTTTACAAAAATCCCGAAAAACGATTTGATTCATCAAAGTTTAACATATTTCCGATAAAAACAACCAAGAAGAAAATTGCGCTCGTTTTAAGCGGTGGAGGAGCAAGAGGTCTCGCTCAAATTGGAGTTATTGATGTACTCGAAAAATATGGTGTAAAGTTCGATATGATAGTTGGTACGAGTGTAGGTGCAATTACGGGAGGACTTTACTCTTCCGGGTATTCACCTGATGAAATTGTTGAATTTACGAAAAGCGTTGACTGGAAATCTAAACTTGCTTTAACTAATAAATACGAAAGAGAATTCCTTTTTGTTGACCAGAAGAAATCACAAGATAAGGGCTTTATTACAATTTCACTTGACGGATTTGAACCGATGCTTCCGAATTCATTGTCGAGTGGTCAACAACTATCTGAACTTATTAATATTACTTTTCTTAATGCAAGATTTAAACCTAAGAAAAATTTTGCTGATCTAAAAGTCCCGTTTTATGCAGTAGCAACAGACTTAGATAAAGGTCAAAGAGTTGTTCTGGATGACGGAAACATCAGTGAATCTATAAAAGCTTCTTTTACTTATCCTCTTTTATATTCACCTACTCGGGTTAACGGAAGAAATCTTGTTGATGGAGGACTTACGGCAAATATTCCGGTCGATGTTGCTAAAGAAAAGGGAGCCGATCTTACAATTACAGTCAATTCTACAAGTCCTTTGAAAAGCACGGAGGAACTAAAAGATCCAATCAATACTGCAGATCAGATTCTGTCAATCACTTTGGCTCAGCTAAACGATGAACAAATTCAGAAATCAGACATTGTCATTCAACCTGATCTCGGAAATATGAAAGCTACAGATTTCGATCGGATTAATTATGTTGTTGAAAAAGGAAAGCATGCTGCTGAAAAGATGATTAACGGTATATTGCTTAAATTGGATTCCTTAGAAGAGAAGGCATCTTTAAATTACAATAACTTTGTTTTTAATGGAGGTGTTGAGTTTAATTCCGAATTAATACCTGACTCACTCAAGAATATTATTATCCTCGAACAGGAGAATTCTTTTGTAAGATACGTAACAATAGAGAAGAGAATTAGAGATATTTACAAAACAGGATTATTTAGAGATGTCTATGCAAATATTTATAAATCAGGATTAAAAACTGAAATTGAATATGTTTCTATAAGTAATCCTGTGCTTAATAAAATTATTTCATCATTCAATATTAACAGTTCTGATAGTATAAAAATGGATCTAACTGCTGATACTGCGATTATTTCATCAATAAATGATATCTTATTTGATTACGGAAATAGTAATAAAGGGAAAATTATAAGCAGAAATGATATGTACACTCTGTTCGAAAAATTGACCGGTATTATTAGGAGTCGTGATTATTCTTTAATAGATATTGATAAGTTTTATCTTAACTTTGAAACTGGAATCCTTGAAATAAATTTTACTGATGGGATTGTTAGAGATATTGGAATAAATGGAAATAAGAAGACAAGTAATAGCTTAATATTAAGTGAAACATATATACCTAATGACAGACCTGTAATGGGCAAAGATCTTCTAGAATCCCTCGGTGGTGTTGCTGGGACAAATCTTTTTCAACAGGTAAGCATGTATTTTAATTACGAAAATAAACTTGAGTCACCAAACCTAATATTAAATGTTGTTGAAAAAAGTACTAGAAATATTCGTTTTTCATTTAGGGCAGATAATGAAAGAAAACTGCAATTGTATTTTGATTTCAGGAATCTGAATCTTTTTGATACAGGTAATGAACTAGGAATTATTGCCCAAGGAGGGCTTCGTGACAGAAATTACCAGCTTGAATTAAAATCTTACAGGTTCTTTGGTACGATTTTTACTTATAATTGGTCCTTTTACTACAGATACAGAGACATCTTTGATTACACTCAGACTAAATCTAATGATGAGCTGATAATAACAAATAATGGGGAATACAGAGATATTCGTTTTGGTACAGCTTTTCTGCTCGGCACACAGGTGGAGAAATTTGGGACTGTGTTTGGTCAGCTTATTTACGAAAAACTTAACAGAGATATTATTCAGGGTGTAACCCCATCCGAAAATGAATTGAATCTTTTTAGACTTCGAATTGGGGGACGAATTGACACAGAAGATAAATATCCGTTTGCAACTAAAGGAACAAATTTTAATTATATTTATGAAACATCTACAAATCAACTAAACGATGGAATTACCTTTACAAAACTTTCAATGGATATTTCCCACATTATTTCACTCGGTAAGTTGAGTATTCTAAGACCGAAATTTGTTTTTGGGATAACAGATAAAACGACTCCGAATTATGATTTTTTCTCACTGGGAGGCGAAGACTCATTTTACGGAATGCGTGAAGATGAAATGAGGGGAAGGCAGATACTTGTTGCATCCTTGGAGTACAGATATAAACTTCCAATTCAATTATTTTTTGATACTTATTTATCTGTTCGCTATGATCTTGGTAAAACATGGGAAAACACTGAAGACATCAGATTTAAAGACCTGCAGCATGGATTAGGATTTTCAACGCAGTTTGATACTCCAATTGGAAAAGCGAGTTTTTCTGTTGGAAGAATGTTCATAATTAATAAAGGATTTACAAGTGAAAGTCTTGTATTTGGTCCCTATACTTTCTATTTTTCTATTGGATATAATCTATAA
- a CDS encoding aminopeptidase, with protein sequence MLNTELFDSSLIALKDYLDLKKNETLLIITDETKREIGQTLLEAGKQLSREAFLVEMKQREINGEEPPAQISELMKMVDVVVCPTAKSLTHTDARRNAVKEGVRIATMPGIGLETMVRCLSADARKVVELSLKVKALLEPASEIRVVTDKGTDITMPMKGRKVIESTGVIVNKGSSGNLPSGEVYLAPWEDKSFGVVVIDGSLAGIGMLDEPVTVTVKNGYAEEITGGHQAAKFKEMIDKVGREARAIAEFGIGTNYKAKLCGLILEDEKVYGTIHIAFGNNVSMGGNINVKSHIDGLVISPDVFVDGRLIMQKGKLV encoded by the coding sequence ATGTTAAACACAGAACTATTTGATTCATCTCTTATTGCTCTAAAAGATTATCTGGATCTTAAGAAAAATGAAACTTTACTAATTATAACGGACGAAACGAAAAGAGAAATCGGACAGACACTACTCGAGGCTGGAAAGCAGTTAAGCAGAGAAGCCTTTCTTGTTGAGATGAAACAACGCGAAATAAATGGCGAAGAACCGCCTGCTCAGATTTCAGAATTAATGAAAATGGTAGATGTTGTTGTTTGCCCTACAGCAAAGTCTTTAACACACACTGATGCACGCAGAAATGCAGTAAAAGAAGGTGTCAGAATTGCTACTATGCCTGGTATCGGACTGGAAACAATGGTAAGATGTCTTAGTGCTGATGCCCGGAAAGTTGTTGAACTTTCTTTGAAAGTCAAAGCCCTCCTCGAACCTGCTTCAGAAATAAGGGTTGTTACGGATAAAGGGACAGACATAACTATGCCTATGAAAGGAAGAAAAGTAATTGAAAGTACAGGTGTTATCGTTAATAAAGGCAGCAGTGGTAATCTACCGTCTGGTGAAGTATATCTTGCACCCTGGGAAGATAAATCTTTCGGCGTTGTAGTTATTGACGGTTCTCTGGCAGGTATCGGTATGCTTGACGAACCTGTAACAGTAACTGTAAAGAATGGATATGCCGAAGAAATTACTGGGGGTCATCAGGCTGCAAAATTTAAAGAAATGATAGATAAAGTTGGACGAGAAGCAAGAGCAATAGCAGAATTTGGTATTGGTACGAATTATAAAGCCAAACTTTGCGGATTGATTCTTGAGGATGAAAAAGTTTACGGAACAATTCATATAGCTTTCGGTAACAATGTTTCTATGGGTGGAAATATTAACGTGAAAAGTCATATTGATGGATTGGTGATTTCTCCTGATGTTTTCGTCGATGGCAGGTTAATAATGCAAAAAGGTAAATTAGTATAA
- the purL gene encoding phosphoribosylformylglycinamidine synthase subunit PurL, translating to MISEPIVDLTLALELGLTNDEYKRILEILKRVPTYTELGIFSVMWSEHCSYKNSILQIKTLPRSGGNLLVSAGEENAGLVDIGDGLAVAFKIESHNHPSAVEPYQGAATGVGGILRDIFTMGARPVAALNSLRFGKIEDETDDSITTRSKFLFKNVVKGIGDYGNCFGVPTVSGEIYFEECYQDNPLVNAMAVGIVKHNQTASATAAGIGNPVFIVGSSTGKDGIHGATFASVEISEESESKRPSVQVGDPFTEKLLLEATLEVIRSGAVVGIQDMGAAGLTCSSSEMSAKGCCGMEIILDKVPLRDENMSAYEIMLSESQERMLLVAHKGKEEIVKDVFNKWDLNCVEIGKVISDDRIKIFYKDKLEADIPANVLVLGGGAPVYNRETKRPEYLEETSSFDQSKIYEPDDCNDVLLKLLSSPNITNKQWVYEQYDSQVRTNTSLMPGGDASVIRIKGTKKSLAMKTDCNGRYSYLNPYLGGMIAVCESARNVVCTGAVPLAITNCLNFGDPYNPEMYYQFAECVKGIGDACRFLGTPVTGGNVSFYNLSKDYAVFPTPTIGMVGLIDDNNKMMTSYFKNENDDIYVIGRDLYEIGGTEYLSRIHKIVKGDAPQLSLINEKNLHEFVLKAINKGLIKSAHDVSDGGLAVALAECCIMGYHQSFGCEIFIPTVSRKDFVLFSESQSRIIISAEKENKNKIFDLAEKNSVYIELIGKTGGSVLKINDFIELELEKIKDSYFNSIHKLME from the coding sequence ATGATATCTGAACCAATTGTCGATCTTACCCTTGCCCTTGAACTTGGACTTACAAATGATGAGTATAAAAGAATACTCGAGATATTAAAGAGAGTTCCTACTTACACTGAACTTGGAATATTCTCTGTTATGTGGAGTGAACATTGTTCATATAAAAATTCTATATTACAGATAAAAACTCTGCCTAGAAGCGGTGGAAATCTGCTTGTCTCTGCAGGTGAGGAAAATGCAGGACTAGTTGATATCGGTGATGGGCTCGCAGTTGCTTTCAAAATTGAATCACATAATCATCCCTCAGCTGTGGAACCTTATCAGGGTGCCGCAACAGGAGTTGGAGGAATTCTCAGAGATATATTCACTATGGGGGCTCGTCCGGTGGCTGCTCTTAATTCATTAAGATTCGGTAAAATTGAAGATGAAACAGATGATTCAATTACAACTCGAAGCAAATTCCTCTTCAAGAATGTTGTTAAAGGTATTGGAGATTATGGTAATTGTTTCGGTGTTCCAACTGTAAGCGGAGAAATTTATTTTGAAGAATGCTATCAGGATAATCCTCTTGTAAATGCAATGGCAGTTGGAATAGTTAAGCATAATCAAACAGCTTCAGCAACTGCTGCGGGTATTGGAAATCCTGTATTCATAGTAGGCTCTTCAACAGGAAAAGATGGAATTCACGGTGCAACATTTGCATCAGTAGAAATTTCTGAAGAATCGGAATCAAAAAGACCAAGTGTTCAGGTCGGAGATCCATTCACCGAGAAACTGCTTCTTGAGGCCACTCTTGAAGTGATTCGTTCAGGTGCAGTTGTTGGTATTCAGGATATGGGTGCTGCAGGTTTAACCTGTTCATCAAGTGAAATGAGTGCAAAAGGTTGTTGCGGGATGGAAATTATTCTTGATAAAGTTCCACTCCGTGATGAAAATATGTCCGCTTACGAAATTATGCTTTCTGAATCACAGGAAAGAATGCTTCTCGTTGCACACAAAGGAAAAGAGGAAATTGTTAAAGATGTTTTTAATAAATGGGATTTAAATTGCGTCGAAATCGGGAAAGTTATTTCAGATGATCGAATTAAAATTTTTTACAAAGATAAACTTGAAGCTGACATTCCAGCAAATGTTTTGGTACTGGGTGGTGGTGCGCCTGTATACAATCGAGAAACTAAGAGACCCGAATATTTAGAAGAAACTTCTTCATTTGATCAGAGCAAAATATATGAACCTGATGACTGTAATGATGTTTTACTGAAACTTTTATCATCCCCTAATATAACGAATAAACAATGGGTTTACGAACAGTATGATTCTCAGGTACGTACAAATACTTCTTTAATGCCCGGTGGTGATGCATCTGTGATTAGAATAAAAGGTACTAAAAAAAGTCTTGCAATGAAAACCGACTGCAACGGAAGATACTCATATCTCAATCCATATTTAGGAGGTATGATTGCCGTATGCGAAAGTGCAAGAAATGTCGTATGTACCGGTGCGGTTCCTCTAGCAATTACGAACTGCCTGAATTTCGGTGATCCTTATAATCCTGAAATGTACTACCAGTTTGCTGAATGTGTTAAGGGTATAGGGGATGCATGCAGATTTCTTGGAACTCCTGTAACAGGTGGTAACGTGAGTTTTTATAATCTTTCAAAAGATTATGCGGTCTTTCCTACTCCAACTATTGGTATGGTGGGATTAATAGATGATAATAACAAAATGATGACAAGTTACTTTAAGAACGAAAATGACGATATTTACGTAATTGGAAGAGATTTATACGAAATAGGAGGTACTGAATATCTTAGCAGAATTCACAAAATTGTCAAAGGTGACGCTCCGCAATTATCGTTGATAAACGAAAAAAACCTTCACGAATTTGTTCTTAAGGCTATAAATAAAGGACTCATCAAATCAGCGCACGATGTATCTGATGGAGGCCTTGCTGTAGCTTTAGCTGAATGCTGTATCATGGGTTATCATCAATCCTTCGGTTGTGAGATTTTTATTCCAACCGTTTCAAGAAAAGATTTTGTTCTATTTAGTGAATCTCAATCAAGAATTATTATATCTGCCGAGAAAGAAAACAAGAATAAAATTTTTGACCTTGCGGAGAAGAACAGTGTGTATATTGAATTAATTGGAAAAACAGGTGGTTCTGTTCTTAAAATTAATGATTTTATTGAATTGGAACTTGAAAAGATAAAAGATTCATATTTCAATAGTATTCACAAATTAATGGAGTAA
- a CDS encoding septal ring lytic transglycosylase RlpA family protein, which yields MFKSVSAMLLIALNLVFLFSGRESVVYAQTSGSYSEFMEEGTASWYGPGFHGRKTANGERFDTQELTCAHKSLPFNTILKVTNLENGRYTIVRVNDRGPYIRGRIIDLSNAAKNEIGMGGLAKVRIETYEPVNSTDLVENEEIDAVPLNLFEDAISKNSKVFVELKDKKLNITNEDSKDELRRILSTFKKVKVLIDKDNSLLDNLAQTDYGINLMNFIDLTDKVSTFTGYSIEVSQFSAENEANALIENLETLKYKDVILVELVNEGTISFKVYLGYYETIDDASIDLKDIREMNSEAKLIKILS from the coding sequence TTGTTTAAATCCGTTAGTGCGATGTTGTTAATCGCATTAAATCTAGTTTTTCTTTTTAGCGGACGAGAATCTGTTGTCTATGCACAGACCTCTGGCAGTTACTCTGAATTCATGGAAGAAGGTACAGCTTCCTGGTATGGTCCCGGTTTTCACGGCAGAAAAACCGCAAATGGAGAAAGATTCGACACTCAAGAGCTGACTTGCGCTCATAAATCACTGCCTTTCAATACAATATTGAAGGTTACGAATCTGGAAAATGGACGTTATACCATTGTCAGGGTTAATGACAGGGGCCCGTATATAAGAGGTAGAATAATAGACCTCTCAAACGCGGCCAAGAATGAAATCGGTATGGGTGGACTGGCTAAAGTTAGGATTGAAACCTATGAACCAGTTAATTCTACTGATTTAGTCGAAAATGAAGAAATAGATGCTGTCCCTTTAAACCTCTTCGAAGATGCTATCAGCAAAAACTCAAAAGTTTTTGTTGAACTAAAGGATAAAAAACTTAACATCACGAATGAAGATTCTAAAGATGAACTGAGGAGAATCCTCAGCACTTTCAAAAAGGTTAAGGTATTAATTGACAAAGATAACAGTTTACTCGATAATTTAGCTCAAACTGATTACGGTATTAACTTGATGAATTTCATTGATTTAACTGATAAAGTTTCAACTTTTACGGGGTACTCAATAGAAGTGAGTCAGTTTAGTGCTGAAAATGAAGCTAACGCTTTAATTGAAAATCTAGAAACCTTAAAATACAAGGATGTTATATTAGTTGAACTTGTTAATGAGGGTACAATCAGCTTTAAAGTATATTTAGGATATTACGAAACTATTGATGATGCAAGTATTGATTTGAAGGATATAAGAGAAATGAATTCGGAAGCTAAACTCATAAAAATACTAAGTTGA